The Streptomyces spororaveus genome includes a region encoding these proteins:
- a CDS encoding FadR/GntR family transcriptional regulator, whose translation MSTLAHTMMTAARHADSGLAGPGELDRYPYTETPGSDRVGAPHWDGADVELSRVGRRAAGSRGRGLHGQLVQQLGQMIVSGDLGADRPLVPEEIGQRFEVSRTVVRESLRVLEAKGLVSARPNVGTRVRPVADWNLLDPDIIEWRAFGPQRDDQRRELGELRWTIEPLAARLAAGHGRPDIQQRLADMVEIMGHALGQGDAITFARADNEFHALLIQVAGNRMLEHLSGIVSAALQVSGSPITACDRPSETCVAHHARMVEALAAGDATGAENAMRQLLTVHPEVERVVPAPREH comes from the coding sequence GTGAGTACCCTTGCGCACACCATGATGACCGCCGCCCGCCACGCCGACTCCGGCCTCGCCGGCCCGGGCGAACTCGACCGCTATCCCTACACGGAGACCCCCGGGTCCGACCGTGTCGGAGCACCCCACTGGGACGGTGCCGACGTCGAGTTGAGCCGCGTGGGCCGCCGAGCGGCAGGCAGCCGCGGACGCGGACTGCACGGCCAACTCGTCCAGCAGCTCGGCCAGATGATCGTTTCCGGCGACCTCGGCGCGGACCGCCCGCTGGTTCCCGAGGAGATCGGCCAGCGCTTCGAGGTCTCCCGTACGGTCGTCCGCGAATCGCTGCGGGTCCTGGAGGCCAAGGGCCTCGTCAGCGCCCGCCCCAACGTCGGCACCCGGGTCCGGCCCGTCGCCGACTGGAACCTGCTCGACCCCGACATCATCGAATGGCGCGCCTTCGGCCCGCAGCGCGACGACCAGCGCCGCGAGCTCGGTGAGCTCCGCTGGACCATCGAACCGCTCGCCGCCCGCCTGGCCGCCGGCCACGGCCGGCCCGACATCCAGCAGCGCCTCGCCGACATGGTCGAGATCATGGGCCACGCCCTCGGCCAGGGCGACGCGATCACCTTCGCGCGCGCCGACAACGAATTCCACGCGCTCCTGATCCAGGTCGCCGGGAACCGCATGCTGGAGCACCTCTCCGGCATCGTCTCCGCCGCCCTTCAGGTCTCCGGCAGCCCGATCACCGCCTGCGACCGCCCGAGCGAGACCTGCGTCGCGCACCACGCGCGGATGGTCGAGGCCCTCGCCGCGGGTGACGCCACGGGCGCCGAGAACGCCATGCGCCAGCTGCTGACGGTCCATCCGGAGGTCGAGCGCGTGGTCCCCGCCCCGCGCGAGCACTGA
- a CDS encoding ATP-binding cassette domain-containing protein: MLQAIGLTSKPRPNTPPLVDDLTFEARPGHVTALLGEPGSGKTTALRLMLELEPGRGVTYFRGRALHRIPHPGREVGVLLGDVPGNPARTVRNQLRMLCAAAGVPASRADTMLEVVGIAGLRDQRLGSLSLGMERRVALASALLADPCTLLLDEPGAGLSPRERGWLHGLLRGHASLGGAVLFTTDDAKEAARSADRVVSIDAGRLVADQDAADFARTRLRPRVAVRTPHAARLADVLGREARAARRSVEIVAESGSRLSVYGSNCAEVGEAAFRHGVLVHQLADETGDAGAPAVPVPAARTAAGTPPEPDAARTATDTDTGAGSGSEAPGEHPRQIRSGRPASTVRRVGGPLRPLRYELLRVFGTATPVLTAALVVSASVLTALVLARAGQTPQNRLLAAWPELLPLPPAALGAGLLGALAFGEEYRYPALAADRGTVPRRMGLLTAKLGVCAALALLLGALTVAADAAALALVFDSGPLRTPAEWLSPAVSWAGLLIGCAWAGVLASGVFRSATAGLAAVLAVPVMVVPLVRKALEGSSAYPSTGLGARLRGLAWGQWPPEVDRLLAGALRVMAQPVGTALVLSLMVLLCAYGFTGLRSRVRW, encoded by the coding sequence ATGCTCCAGGCCATCGGACTCACCAGCAAACCCCGCCCCAACACCCCGCCCCTCGTGGACGACCTCACCTTCGAGGCCCGCCCGGGGCACGTGACCGCCCTGCTCGGCGAGCCCGGATCGGGCAAGACCACCGCGCTGCGGCTCATGCTCGAACTCGAACCGGGCCGCGGCGTCACCTACTTCCGTGGCCGCGCGCTGCACCGGATCCCGCACCCCGGCCGTGAGGTCGGCGTGCTCCTCGGCGATGTTCCCGGCAACCCCGCGCGGACCGTCCGCAACCAGCTGCGGATGCTCTGCGCCGCCGCCGGGGTGCCGGCCTCCCGGGCCGACACCATGCTGGAGGTCGTCGGCATCGCGGGCCTTCGGGACCAGCGGCTCGGCTCGCTGTCGCTGGGCATGGAGCGCCGGGTCGCCCTGGCCTCGGCGCTGCTCGCCGATCCGTGCACCCTGCTGCTCGACGAGCCCGGTGCGGGACTCTCCCCCCGCGAACGCGGCTGGCTGCACGGACTGCTGCGCGGCCACGCCTCCCTCGGCGGTGCGGTGCTGTTCACCACCGACGACGCCAAGGAGGCCGCCCGCAGCGCCGACCGTGTCGTCAGCATCGACGCGGGCCGGCTCGTCGCCGACCAGGACGCGGCCGATTTCGCCCGGACCCGGCTGCGGCCGCGGGTCGCCGTGCGCACCCCGCACGCGGCCCGGCTGGCCGACGTACTGGGCCGGGAGGCCCGGGCCGCCCGGCGCTCGGTGGAGATCGTCGCGGAGAGTGGCAGCCGCCTGTCGGTGTACGGCAGCAACTGCGCCGAGGTCGGCGAGGCGGCGTTCCGCCACGGCGTGCTGGTCCACCAGCTCGCCGACGAGACGGGCGACGCCGGCGCGCCCGCGGTACCGGTCCCGGCCGCGCGCACCGCGGCCGGAACCCCGCCGGAGCCCGACGCCGCCCGCACCGCGACCGACACGGACACCGGCGCCGGGTCCGGCTCCGAGGCCCCCGGTGAGCACCCCCGGCAGATCCGCTCCGGGCGCCCGGCCTCGACCGTGCGCCGCGTGGGCGGCCCGCTGCGTCCCCTGCGCTACGAATTGCTCCGGGTTTTCGGGACCGCCACCCCCGTCCTCACCGCCGCCCTCGTCGTCTCCGCCTCCGTCCTCACCGCCCTGGTGCTCGCCCGGGCCGGGCAGACCCCGCAGAACCGGCTGCTCGCCGCCTGGCCCGAACTGCTGCCGCTGCCGCCCGCCGCCCTGGGCGCGGGGCTGCTCGGCGCCCTGGCCTTCGGCGAGGAGTACCGCTACCCCGCGCTGGCCGCCGACCGGGGCACCGTGCCCCGCCGGATGGGGCTGCTCACCGCCAAGCTGGGCGTCTGCGCCGCCCTCGCCCTGCTGCTGGGCGCCCTGACGGTGGCGGCCGACGCCGCCGCCCTCGCGCTGGTCTTCGACAGTGGCCCGCTGCGCACCCCGGCGGAGTGGCTCTCCCCGGCGGTGAGTTGGGCGGGGCTGCTGATCGGCTGCGCCTGGGCCGGCGTACTGGCCTCCGGCGTCTTCCGGTCCGCCACCGCGGGACTGGCCGCGGTGCTCGCCGTACCGGTGATGGTGGTCCCGCTGGTGCGCAAGGCGCTGGAGGGCTCGTCCGCGTACCCCTCGACCGGGCTCGGGGCCCGTCTGCGCGGCCTGGCCTGGGGACAGTGGCCGCCGGAGGTCGACCGCCTGCTGGCGGGCGCCCTCCGGGTGATGGCCCAACCCGTCGGGACCGCGCTGGTGTTGTCGCTGATGGTCCTGTTGTGCGCCTATGGGTTCACCGGACTGCGCAGCCGGGTCCGTTGGTGA